The following are from one region of the Leucoraja erinacea ecotype New England chromosome 35, Leri_hhj_1, whole genome shotgun sequence genome:
- the LOC129713412 gene encoding LOW QUALITY PROTEIN: transmembrane protein 150A-like (The sequence of the model RefSeq protein was modified relative to this genomic sequence to represent the inferred CDS: deleted 1 base in 1 codon), which translates to MTAWVILPVSLAAFCIAGIWIVYAMAVMNHHVCPVENWLYNETCSGETSKRGYPKSCCTIQDIPLVSKCGSYPPESCLFSLIGNVGAFMVILICGLRYGQILEKCRPTWINSGALIAGCINAIGLVMVGNFQVDHVKSLHYIGAGVAFPAGMIFVCLQCILTYKWAVSLLDHWTGHIRVILTILALISLVLSGIFFIHESSLLQHAAAVCEWIFTVDVLVFYGTFSLEFGSITKETVLAILSSGRSKTSKSPGSNASAHLNIIPESIAMI; encoded by the exons ATGACTGCCTGGGTCATCCTCCCCGTCAGCCTGGCCGCCTTCTGCATCGCCGGCATCTGGATCGT ATATGCCATGGCAGTTATGAATCACCATGTTTGTCCTGTGGAAAACTG GTTGTACAATGAGACTTGCTCTGGGGAAACTTCAAAGCGTGGCTACCCTAAAAGTTGCTGCACTATTCAGGATATTCCACTCGTCAG TAAATGTGGTTCATATCCTCCTGAAAGCTGCCTCTTCAGTTTAATTGGTAACGTGGGTGCTTTTATGG TGATCTTGATCTGTGGTCTACGCTATGGTCAGATTTTGGAGAAGTGCCGACCAACATGGATCAACTCTGGAGCTCTGATCGCTGGTTGCATCAACGCAATTGGTCTTGTAATGGTCGGCAATTTCCAA GTTGACCATGTTAAAAGCCTACATTATATCGGTGCTGGGGTGGCCTTTCCAGCAGGCATGATCTTTGTCTGCCTTCAGTGCATTCTGACGTAT AAGTGGGCAGTGTCGCTTCTAGATCACTGGACAGGCCACATCAGGGTTATTCTCACCATACTGGCCTTAATATCTCTCGTTCTCA GCGGTATATTTTTTATTCACGAGAGTTCCCTGCTCCAACACGCTGCTGCTGTATGTGAGTGGATTTTTACTGTTGATGTCTTGGTTTTCTACGGCACCTTCTCCCTTGAGTTCGGCTCAATCACCAAAGAAACGGTTCTGGCCATTCTGAGTAGTGGACGCAGCAAGACCTCTAAATCCCCGGGCAGCAACGCCTCTGCACACCTGAATATTATCCCAGAGAGCATCGCTATGATTTAA